Proteins encoded within one genomic window of Episyrphus balteatus chromosome 1, idEpiBalt1.1, whole genome shotgun sequence:
- the LOC129907464 gene encoding protein lingerer isoform X12, translating to MSTQNRSSGGGRNQKKSNSGGGDTSNKRGDVGKTDKEKSQPKPTLDQIRIAQAAEVNTVAEDPKMPEKVATLIEMTQRSEEEVCCALYECDNNLERAVVFLLETLPVGAFETLKKKKSRAANSASENAGEGDWADANANTDKREKSRNRSSTRGGRGGNDSRGWRGREARENERNLADSSGRGGGEGGYRGGNRGRGSSRGGSYVGRGGRGGRLGQRGMGRDQGSRSNYNSRHQDQDHQEVELWDNTIATNAEKQQQQQQQQQDDAWGDWDNEEYVGSLKDSKVFTTSNLQQSQTTAVVVGGSAELSAPPGLELHLGATQQQQQQQPPQQQSSHIGNDDMVQQYSSAVANNNSSVAVSGTGTLNPSQFPDIHSSNAGHNMRMSSLETQQMKSSSTLSAEQSQYFNSLTSQNAAAAAAAAAAAVAAAAVSQQAGNVNSYQNSSVQYPTSYATVFGDQNVSSQPAVRRARAKVPPPSKIPSTAVEMPGDTLNNIGYLDVQFGGLDFGTEDSFDALPEKFNSSATIDNQQIVQSQEVVSNDYQSKANSQQQAVLSAGLQNSQMSDSLTSGYSQRSSSNIQQQQNAGGVGSMNAQTNSSLDQLSKNDPYNQSNTSSTAGYQSSYNSSSSANKSSSYQPTATGQGYNSASYTNVQSSSASTYQPPSNNYNSYNQNSVNSYQQQANVSSVNNSSNSVAGSTVNSSVSTQNIPVGGSSSSTVNNASANSNAGYLSSQYQSNQTTSAYPSQQNAYQNNQSIYGGTGLSNNTGFTGSTSTSSSQYSNFSSAKLKDTSTTSSSSHYESVSSVAASTVVSSTVSSVVPSSTATTNSMSSPSLGLTNTKVTNSATNANKNSAGMVPQNIQMQGYYDLNYTPTSLGAAGVRDNLGSVAYSTMTDGRFARTDNNSSPVSNVSSTMSQQAGSTAPLLNVPYAYFYGGNMMPGGFQYGTPAIYPQQIPAANTASGGQFPKPSYNTGYGSASYDALSQATQDYTKGAYPSSVNQQTKSQNVTNPPQAGTGSDITSSMYGKGHVALNKVNSYEKQNFHSGTPPPFNMPNTQTAGGTSAQPYGMYLQPMPTGHHNMIHQPIHQDSNSTGQRQQSSNPTKSATKQGYSPSYWAGQN from the exons ATGAGCACACAAAATCGATCCAGCGGTGGCGGccgcaatcagaaaaaatcaaattctggTGGTGGCGATACATCTAATAAAAGAGGTGATGTAGGCAAAACAGATAAAGAAAAATCACAACCAAAG CCAACATTAGACCAGATTCGTATTGCCCAGGCCGCAGAAGTTAATACTGTCGCAGAAGATCCAAAAATGCCTGAGAAGGTCGCAACACTGATCGAAATGACTCAGAGGTCTGAGGAAGAAGTGTGTTGTGCATTGTATGAGTGCGATAATAATTTGGAAAGAGCTGTTGTTTTCTTGTTAGAAACACTTCCAGTG GGAGCATTTGAaactttaaagaagaaaaagagtcGCGCTGCTAATTCAGCTAGTGAAAATGCTGGTGAAGGCGATTGGGCTGATGCCAATGCTAATACGGATAAAAGAGAAAAATCTCGTAATAGGAGCAGCACACGTGGAGGACGTGGTGGCAACGACAGTCGGGGCt GGCGTGGTAGAGAGGCTCGGGAAAACGAGAGAAATTTGGCAGATTCTTCTGGTCGTGGTGGTGGCGAAGGAGGGTACCGTGGCGGTAACCGTGGTCGAGGTTCCAGTCGTGGCGGAAGTTACGTTGGACGCGGCGGTCGTGGTGGTCGTCTCGGGCAACGCGGCATGGGAAGAGATCAAGGTAGTCGCAGTAACTACAACTCCAGGCACCAAGATCAAGATCATCAAGAGGTTGAGTTGTGGGATAATACAATTGCCACAAATGCCgaaaagcagcagcagcaacaacagcagcagcaggatGATGCTTGGGGTGATTGGGACAATGAGGAATATGTCGGCTCGCTGAAGGATAGTAAAGTCTTTACCACGAGTAATTTGCAGCAAAGCCAGACAACTGCTGTCGTTGTTGGAGGAAGTGCTGAGTTGTCGGCTCCACCTGGGCTAGAGCTGCATCTTGGTGCTActcagcagcagcaacaacaacaaccgcCGCAGCAACAGTCATCTCATATAGGAAACGATGATATGGTTCAGCAATATAGCAGTGCTGTAGCGAACAACAACTCGAGTGTTGCGGTATCGGGAACGGGGACTCTTAATCCATCTCAGTTCCCTGACATTCATTCGTCGAATGCTGGACATAACATGCGAATGAGTAGCTTGGAAACACAGCAAATGAAGAGTTCATCAACTCTTTCAGCAGAACAATCTCAGTATTTCAATTCGTTGACCTCGCAGAATGCAGCGGCTGCAGCAGCAGCTGCTGCTGCGGCAGTGGCAGCCGCTGCTGTATCGCAGCAAGCGGGTAATGTGAACTCTTACCAAAACTCGTCTGTGCAATATCCGACTTCGTATGCAACAGTATTTGGGGATCAGAATGTTTCGTCGCAACCAGCTGTGCGAAGAGCGAGAGCCAAGGTGCCACCACCTTCGAAG ataCCATCAACGGCTGTGGAAATGCCAGGTGATACTCTTAACAACATTGGTTATTTGGATGTGCAATTTGGTGGACTGGACTTTGGCACTGAAGACTCTTTTGATGCATTACCGGAGAAATTCAATTCTTCGGCAACAATTGATAATCAGCAAATTGTCCAGTCTCAGGAAGTTGTTTCAAATGACTATCAATCCAAAGCAAATTCTCAGCAACAAGCTGTTTTGTCCGCTGGATTGCAGAACTCGCAAatg TCTGATAGCCTTACATCGGGTTATTCACAACGCAGCTCTTCGAATATTCAGCAACAACAAAATGCTGGCGGTGTAGGTTCAATGAACGCGCAAACTAATAGTTCGTTAGATCAGTTGTCGAAAAATGATCCGTACAATCAATCGAACACATCAAGTACGGCTGGTTATCAGAGTTCATACAATTCAAGTTCATCTGCTAACAAATCATCATCTTACCAACCGACAGCTACTGGTCAAGGTTACAATAGTGCTAGCTACACTAATGTTCAA tcTTCTTCGGCCAGTACCTATCAACCACCGTCGAATAACTACAATTCGTATAATCAGAATTCTGTGAATTCTTATCAGCAGCAGGCGAATGTATCCTCTGTAAATAATTCATCGAATTCTGTTGCTGGTAGCACTGTGAATAGTAGTGTTTCAACACAAAACATTCCCGTAGGCGGAAGCAGTAGCAGTACCGTGAATAATGCCAG TGCAAATTCCAATGCCGGGTATTTATCCAGCCAGTACCAAAGCAATCAGACAACATCGGCTTACCCATCACAACAAAATGCGTACCAAAATAATCAAAGTATTTATGGCGGTACTGGTCTTTCAAATAACACAGG GTTCACTGGTAGCACAAGCACTTCATCATCTCAGTACAGTAACTTTAGTAGTGCTAAACTGAAGGATACTTCTACTACATCGTCTAGCTCCCACTATGAAAG cgTTTCAAGTGTAGCAGCAAGCACCGTTGTTAGTAGCACTGTAAGTTCAGTTGTCCCCAGTTCAACAGCGACTACAAACAGTATGAGCTCACCATCGTTAGGTTTGACAAATACAAAAGTAACAAACTCAGCCACCAATGCCAACAAGAACAGTGCTGGAATGGTGCCGCAAAACATCCAAATG CAGGGGTACTACGATCTGAATTACACGCCAACAAGCTTAGGTGCAGCCGGTGTACGTGACAATTTGGGCTCTGTTGCATATTCAACAATGACTGATGGTCGTTTCGCCAGAACTGACAATAACTCTAGCCCTGTTAGTAAT GTGTCAAGTACGATGTCGCAACAAGCGGGATCTACTGCTCCATTGCTTAACGTTCCTTATGCATACTTTTATGGAGGCAATATGATGCCCGGCGGTTTCCAATATGGCACACCAGCTATTTATCCG CAGCAAATTCCAGCTGCTAATACAGCATCCGGTGGTCAATTCCCTAAACCGTCCTACAATACTGGATATGGTTCGGCTAGCTATGATGCTCTTTCACAGGCTACACAGGACTATACCAAGGGAGCGTACCCATCAAGTGTTAATCAACAGACTAAATCACAAAATGTAACAAATCCACCACAAGCCGGAACTGGTTCCGACATTACATCCTCTATGTATGGAAAGGGTCATGTCGCATTAAATAAAGTCAAc TCGTATGAGAAGCAAAATTTCCACTCTGGTACACCACCCCCATTTAATATGCCGAATACACAGACTGCTGGTGGAACTTCGGCTCAACCCTATGGAATGTACCTTCAGCCGATGCCAACTGGTCATCACAATATGATTCATCAACCCATTCATCAG GATTCAAACAGTACTGGACAACGTCAACAGTCGAGCAACCCAACAAAATCGGCTACCAAACAAGGCTATTCGCCATCCTACTGGGCCGGACAAAACTAA
- the LOC129907464 gene encoding protein lingerer isoform X10, whose protein sequence is MSTQNRSSGGGRNQKKSNSGGGDTSNKRGDVGKTDKEKSQPKPTLDQIRIAQAAEVNTVAEDPKMPEKVATLIEMTQRSEEEVCCALYECDNNLERAVVFLLETLPVGAFETLKKKKSRAANSASENAGEGDWADANANTDKREKSRNRSSTRGGRGGNDSRGWRGREARENERNLADSSGRGGGEGGYRGGNRGRGSSRGGSYVGRGGRGGRLGQRGMGRDQGSRSNYNSRHQDQDHQEVELWDNTIATNAEKQQQQQQQQQDDAWGDWDNEEYVGSLKDSKVFTTSNLQQSQTTAVVVGGSAELSAPPGLELHLGATQQQQQQQPPQQQSSHIGNDDMVQQYSSAVANNNSSVAVSGTGTLNPSQFPDIHSSNAGHNMRMSSLETQQMKSSSTLSAEQSQYFNSLTSQNAAAAAAAAAAAVAAAAVSQQAGNVNSYQNSSVQYPTSYATVFGDQNVSSQPAVRRARAKVPPPSKIPSTAVEMPGDTLNNIGYLDVQFGGLDFGTEDSFDALPEKFNSSATIDNQQIVQSQEVVSNDYQSKANSQQQAVLSAGLQNSQMSDSLTSGYSQRSSSNIQQQQNAGGVGSMNAQTNSSLDQLSKNDPYNQSNTSSTAGYQSSYNSSSSANKSSSYQPTATGQGYNSASYTNVQSSSASTYQPPSNNYNSYNQNSVNSYQQQANVSSVNNSSNSVAGSTVNSSVSTQNIPVGGSSSSTVNNASANSNAGYLSSQYQSNQTTSAYPSQQNAYQNNQSIYGGTGLSNNTGFTGSTSTSSSQYSNFSSAKLKDTSTTSSSSHYESVSSVAASTVVSSTVSSVVPSSTATTNSMSSPSLGLTNTKVTNSATNANKNSAGMVPQNIQMVSQYIQTGLPYYQQPVYSYEDLQMMQQRVPHVQGYYDLNYTPTSLGAAGVRDNLGSVAYSTMTDGRFARTDNNSSPVSNVSSTMSQQAGSTAPLLNVPYAYFYGGNMMPGGFQYGTPAIYPQQIPAANTASGGQFPKPSYNTGYGSASYDALSQATQDYTKGAYPSSVNQQTKSQNVTNPPQAGTGSDITSSMYGKGHVALNKVNSYEKQNFHSGTPPPFNMPNTQTAGGTSAQPYGMYLQPMPTGHHNMIHQPIHQMDGRIHNSSRRDSNSTGQRQQSSNPTKSATKQGYSPSYWAGQN, encoded by the exons ATGAGCACACAAAATCGATCCAGCGGTGGCGGccgcaatcagaaaaaatcaaattctggTGGTGGCGATACATCTAATAAAAGAGGTGATGTAGGCAAAACAGATAAAGAAAAATCACAACCAAAG CCAACATTAGACCAGATTCGTATTGCCCAGGCCGCAGAAGTTAATACTGTCGCAGAAGATCCAAAAATGCCTGAGAAGGTCGCAACACTGATCGAAATGACTCAGAGGTCTGAGGAAGAAGTGTGTTGTGCATTGTATGAGTGCGATAATAATTTGGAAAGAGCTGTTGTTTTCTTGTTAGAAACACTTCCAGTG GGAGCATTTGAaactttaaagaagaaaaagagtcGCGCTGCTAATTCAGCTAGTGAAAATGCTGGTGAAGGCGATTGGGCTGATGCCAATGCTAATACGGATAAAAGAGAAAAATCTCGTAATAGGAGCAGCACACGTGGAGGACGTGGTGGCAACGACAGTCGGGGCt GGCGTGGTAGAGAGGCTCGGGAAAACGAGAGAAATTTGGCAGATTCTTCTGGTCGTGGTGGTGGCGAAGGAGGGTACCGTGGCGGTAACCGTGGTCGAGGTTCCAGTCGTGGCGGAAGTTACGTTGGACGCGGCGGTCGTGGTGGTCGTCTCGGGCAACGCGGCATGGGAAGAGATCAAGGTAGTCGCAGTAACTACAACTCCAGGCACCAAGATCAAGATCATCAAGAGGTTGAGTTGTGGGATAATACAATTGCCACAAATGCCgaaaagcagcagcagcaacaacagcagcagcaggatGATGCTTGGGGTGATTGGGACAATGAGGAATATGTCGGCTCGCTGAAGGATAGTAAAGTCTTTACCACGAGTAATTTGCAGCAAAGCCAGACAACTGCTGTCGTTGTTGGAGGAAGTGCTGAGTTGTCGGCTCCACCTGGGCTAGAGCTGCATCTTGGTGCTActcagcagcagcaacaacaacaaccgcCGCAGCAACAGTCATCTCATATAGGAAACGATGATATGGTTCAGCAATATAGCAGTGCTGTAGCGAACAACAACTCGAGTGTTGCGGTATCGGGAACGGGGACTCTTAATCCATCTCAGTTCCCTGACATTCATTCGTCGAATGCTGGACATAACATGCGAATGAGTAGCTTGGAAACACAGCAAATGAAGAGTTCATCAACTCTTTCAGCAGAACAATCTCAGTATTTCAATTCGTTGACCTCGCAGAATGCAGCGGCTGCAGCAGCAGCTGCTGCTGCGGCAGTGGCAGCCGCTGCTGTATCGCAGCAAGCGGGTAATGTGAACTCTTACCAAAACTCGTCTGTGCAATATCCGACTTCGTATGCAACAGTATTTGGGGATCAGAATGTTTCGTCGCAACCAGCTGTGCGAAGAGCGAGAGCCAAGGTGCCACCACCTTCGAAG ataCCATCAACGGCTGTGGAAATGCCAGGTGATACTCTTAACAACATTGGTTATTTGGATGTGCAATTTGGTGGACTGGACTTTGGCACTGAAGACTCTTTTGATGCATTACCGGAGAAATTCAATTCTTCGGCAACAATTGATAATCAGCAAATTGTCCAGTCTCAGGAAGTTGTTTCAAATGACTATCAATCCAAAGCAAATTCTCAGCAACAAGCTGTTTTGTCCGCTGGATTGCAGAACTCGCAAatg TCTGATAGCCTTACATCGGGTTATTCACAACGCAGCTCTTCGAATATTCAGCAACAACAAAATGCTGGCGGTGTAGGTTCAATGAACGCGCAAACTAATAGTTCGTTAGATCAGTTGTCGAAAAATGATCCGTACAATCAATCGAACACATCAAGTACGGCTGGTTATCAGAGTTCATACAATTCAAGTTCATCTGCTAACAAATCATCATCTTACCAACCGACAGCTACTGGTCAAGGTTACAATAGTGCTAGCTACACTAATGTTCAA tcTTCTTCGGCCAGTACCTATCAACCACCGTCGAATAACTACAATTCGTATAATCAGAATTCTGTGAATTCTTATCAGCAGCAGGCGAATGTATCCTCTGTAAATAATTCATCGAATTCTGTTGCTGGTAGCACTGTGAATAGTAGTGTTTCAACACAAAACATTCCCGTAGGCGGAAGCAGTAGCAGTACCGTGAATAATGCCAG TGCAAATTCCAATGCCGGGTATTTATCCAGCCAGTACCAAAGCAATCAGACAACATCGGCTTACCCATCACAACAAAATGCGTACCAAAATAATCAAAGTATTTATGGCGGTACTGGTCTTTCAAATAACACAGG GTTCACTGGTAGCACAAGCACTTCATCATCTCAGTACAGTAACTTTAGTAGTGCTAAACTGAAGGATACTTCTACTACATCGTCTAGCTCCCACTATGAAAG cgTTTCAAGTGTAGCAGCAAGCACCGTTGTTAGTAGCACTGTAAGTTCAGTTGTCCCCAGTTCAACAGCGACTACAAACAGTATGAGCTCACCATCGTTAGGTTTGACAAATACAAAAGTAACAAACTCAGCCACCAATGCCAACAAGAACAGTGCTGGAATGGTGCCGCAAAACATCCAAATGGTTAGTCAATATATTCAGACTGGATTGCCCTACTATCAGCAACCAGTATATTCTTACGAGGATTTACAAATGATGCAACAGAGAGTGCCACATGTG CAGGGGTACTACGATCTGAATTACACGCCAACAAGCTTAGGTGCAGCCGGTGTACGTGACAATTTGGGCTCTGTTGCATATTCAACAATGACTGATGGTCGTTTCGCCAGAACTGACAATAACTCTAGCCCTGTTAGTAAT GTGTCAAGTACGATGTCGCAACAAGCGGGATCTACTGCTCCATTGCTTAACGTTCCTTATGCATACTTTTATGGAGGCAATATGATGCCCGGCGGTTTCCAATATGGCACACCAGCTATTTATCCG CAGCAAATTCCAGCTGCTAATACAGCATCCGGTGGTCAATTCCCTAAACCGTCCTACAATACTGGATATGGTTCGGCTAGCTATGATGCTCTTTCACAGGCTACACAGGACTATACCAAGGGAGCGTACCCATCAAGTGTTAATCAACAGACTAAATCACAAAATGTAACAAATCCACCACAAGCCGGAACTGGTTCCGACATTACATCCTCTATGTATGGAAAGGGTCATGTCGCATTAAATAAAGTCAAc TCGTATGAGAAGCAAAATTTCCACTCTGGTACACCACCCCCATTTAATATGCCGAATACACAGACTGCTGGTGGAACTTCGGCTCAACCCTATGGAATGTACCTTCAGCCGATGCCAACTGGTCATCACAATATGATTCATCAACCCATTCATCAG ATGGACGGCAGAATTCATAACTCATCCCGCCGG GATTCAAACAGTACTGGACAACGTCAACAGTCGAGCAACCCAACAAAATCGGCTACCAAACAAGGCTATTCGCCATCCTACTGGGCCGGACAAAACTAA
- the LOC129907464 gene encoding protein lingerer isoform X9 — MSTQNRSSGGGRNQKKSNSGGGDTSNKRGDVGKTDKEKSQPKVLKPTLDQIRIAQAAEVNTVAEDPKMPEKVATLIEMTQRSEEEVCCALYECDNNLERAVVFLLETLPVGAFETLKKKKSRAANSASENAGEGDWADANANTDKREKSRNRSSTRGGRGGNDSRGWRGREARENERNLADSSGRGGGEGGYRGGNRGRGSSRGGSYVGRGGRGGRLGQRGMGRDQGSRSNYNSRHQDQDHQEVELWDNTIATNAEKQQQQQQQQQDDAWGDWDNEEYVGSLKDSKVFTTSNLQQSQTTAVVVGGSAELSAPPGLELHLGATQQQQQQQPPQQQSSHIGNDDMVQQYSSAVANNNSSVAVSGTGTLNPSQFPDIHSSNAGHNMRMSSLETQQMKSSSTLSAEQSQYFNSLTSQNAAAAAAAAAAAVAAAAVSQQAGNVNSYQNSSVQYPTSYATVFGDQNVSSQPAVRRARAKVPPPSKIPSTAVEMPGDTLNNIGYLDVQFGGLDFGTEDSFDALPEKFNSSATIDNQQIVQSQEVVSNDYQSKANSQQQAVLSAGLQNSQMSDSLTSGYSQRSSSNIQQQQNAGGVGSMNAQTNSSLDQLSKNDPYNQSNTSSTAGYQSSYNSSSSANKSSSYQPTATGQGYNSASYTNVQSSSASTYQPPSNNYNSYNQNSVNSYQQQANVSSVNNSSNSVAGSTVNSSVSTQNIPVGGSSSSTVNNASVSSVAASTVVSSTVSSVVPSSTATTNSMSSPSLGLTNTKVTNSATNANKNSAGMVPQNIQMVSQYIQTGLPYYQQPVYSYEDLQMMQQRVPHVQGYYDLNYTPTSLGAAGVRDNLGSVAYSTMTDGRFARTDNNSSPVSNVSGVSSTMSQQAGSTAPLLNVPYAYFYGGNMMPGGFQYGTPAIYPQQIPAANTASGGQFPKPSYNTGYGSASYDALSQATQDYTKGAYPSSVNQQTKSQNVTNPPQAGTGSDITSSMYGKGHVALNKVNSYEKQNFHSGTPPPFNMPNTQTAGGTSAQPYGMYLQPMPTGHHNMIHQPIHQMDGRIHNSSRRDSNSTGQRQQSSNPTKSATKQGYSPSYWAGQN, encoded by the exons ATGAGCACACAAAATCGATCCAGCGGTGGCGGccgcaatcagaaaaaatcaaattctggTGGTGGCGATACATCTAATAAAAGAGGTGATGTAGGCAAAACAGATAAAGAAAAATCACAACCAAAGGTACTAAag CCAACATTAGACCAGATTCGTATTGCCCAGGCCGCAGAAGTTAATACTGTCGCAGAAGATCCAAAAATGCCTGAGAAGGTCGCAACACTGATCGAAATGACTCAGAGGTCTGAGGAAGAAGTGTGTTGTGCATTGTATGAGTGCGATAATAATTTGGAAAGAGCTGTTGTTTTCTTGTTAGAAACACTTCCAGTG GGAGCATTTGAaactttaaagaagaaaaagagtcGCGCTGCTAATTCAGCTAGTGAAAATGCTGGTGAAGGCGATTGGGCTGATGCCAATGCTAATACGGATAAAAGAGAAAAATCTCGTAATAGGAGCAGCACACGTGGAGGACGTGGTGGCAACGACAGTCGGGGCt GGCGTGGTAGAGAGGCTCGGGAAAACGAGAGAAATTTGGCAGATTCTTCTGGTCGTGGTGGTGGCGAAGGAGGGTACCGTGGCGGTAACCGTGGTCGAGGTTCCAGTCGTGGCGGAAGTTACGTTGGACGCGGCGGTCGTGGTGGTCGTCTCGGGCAACGCGGCATGGGAAGAGATCAAGGTAGTCGCAGTAACTACAACTCCAGGCACCAAGATCAAGATCATCAAGAGGTTGAGTTGTGGGATAATACAATTGCCACAAATGCCgaaaagcagcagcagcaacaacagcagcagcaggatGATGCTTGGGGTGATTGGGACAATGAGGAATATGTCGGCTCGCTGAAGGATAGTAAAGTCTTTACCACGAGTAATTTGCAGCAAAGCCAGACAACTGCTGTCGTTGTTGGAGGAAGTGCTGAGTTGTCGGCTCCACCTGGGCTAGAGCTGCATCTTGGTGCTActcagcagcagcaacaacaacaaccgcCGCAGCAACAGTCATCTCATATAGGAAACGATGATATGGTTCAGCAATATAGCAGTGCTGTAGCGAACAACAACTCGAGTGTTGCGGTATCGGGAACGGGGACTCTTAATCCATCTCAGTTCCCTGACATTCATTCGTCGAATGCTGGACATAACATGCGAATGAGTAGCTTGGAAACACAGCAAATGAAGAGTTCATCAACTCTTTCAGCAGAACAATCTCAGTATTTCAATTCGTTGACCTCGCAGAATGCAGCGGCTGCAGCAGCAGCTGCTGCTGCGGCAGTGGCAGCCGCTGCTGTATCGCAGCAAGCGGGTAATGTGAACTCTTACCAAAACTCGTCTGTGCAATATCCGACTTCGTATGCAACAGTATTTGGGGATCAGAATGTTTCGTCGCAACCAGCTGTGCGAAGAGCGAGAGCCAAGGTGCCACCACCTTCGAAG ataCCATCAACGGCTGTGGAAATGCCAGGTGATACTCTTAACAACATTGGTTATTTGGATGTGCAATTTGGTGGACTGGACTTTGGCACTGAAGACTCTTTTGATGCATTACCGGAGAAATTCAATTCTTCGGCAACAATTGATAATCAGCAAATTGTCCAGTCTCAGGAAGTTGTTTCAAATGACTATCAATCCAAAGCAAATTCTCAGCAACAAGCTGTTTTGTCCGCTGGATTGCAGAACTCGCAAatg TCTGATAGCCTTACATCGGGTTATTCACAACGCAGCTCTTCGAATATTCAGCAACAACAAAATGCTGGCGGTGTAGGTTCAATGAACGCGCAAACTAATAGTTCGTTAGATCAGTTGTCGAAAAATGATCCGTACAATCAATCGAACACATCAAGTACGGCTGGTTATCAGAGTTCATACAATTCAAGTTCATCTGCTAACAAATCATCATCTTACCAACCGACAGCTACTGGTCAAGGTTACAATAGTGCTAGCTACACTAATGTTCAA tcTTCTTCGGCCAGTACCTATCAACCACCGTCGAATAACTACAATTCGTATAATCAGAATTCTGTGAATTCTTATCAGCAGCAGGCGAATGTATCCTCTGTAAATAATTCATCGAATTCTGTTGCTGGTAGCACTGTGAATAGTAGTGTTTCAACACAAAACATTCCCGTAGGCGGAAGCAGTAGCAGTACCGTGAATAATGCCAG cgTTTCAAGTGTAGCAGCAAGCACCGTTGTTAGTAGCACTGTAAGTTCAGTTGTCCCCAGTTCAACAGCGACTACAAACAGTATGAGCTCACCATCGTTAGGTTTGACAAATACAAAAGTAACAAACTCAGCCACCAATGCCAACAAGAACAGTGCTGGAATGGTGCCGCAAAACATCCAAATGGTTAGTCAATATATTCAGACTGGATTGCCCTACTATCAGCAACCAGTATATTCTTACGAGGATTTACAAATGATGCAACAGAGAGTGCCACATGTG CAGGGGTACTACGATCTGAATTACACGCCAACAAGCTTAGGTGCAGCCGGTGTACGTGACAATTTGGGCTCTGTTGCATATTCAACAATGACTGATGGTCGTTTCGCCAGAACTGACAATAACTCTAGCCCTGTTAGTAATGTAAGTGgt GTGTCAAGTACGATGTCGCAACAAGCGGGATCTACTGCTCCATTGCTTAACGTTCCTTATGCATACTTTTATGGAGGCAATATGATGCCCGGCGGTTTCCAATATGGCACACCAGCTATTTATCCG CAGCAAATTCCAGCTGCTAATACAGCATCCGGTGGTCAATTCCCTAAACCGTCCTACAATACTGGATATGGTTCGGCTAGCTATGATGCTCTTTCACAGGCTACACAGGACTATACCAAGGGAGCGTACCCATCAAGTGTTAATCAACAGACTAAATCACAAAATGTAACAAATCCACCACAAGCCGGAACTGGTTCCGACATTACATCCTCTATGTATGGAAAGGGTCATGTCGCATTAAATAAAGTCAAc TCGTATGAGAAGCAAAATTTCCACTCTGGTACACCACCCCCATTTAATATGCCGAATACACAGACTGCTGGTGGAACTTCGGCTCAACCCTATGGAATGTACCTTCAGCCGATGCCAACTGGTCATCACAATATGATTCATCAACCCATTCATCAG ATGGACGGCAGAATTCATAACTCATCCCGCCGG GATTCAAACAGTACTGGACAACGTCAACAGTCGAGCAACCCAACAAAATCGGCTACCAAACAAGGCTATTCGCCATCCTACTGGGCCGGACAAAACTAA